One window of Pyxicephalus adspersus chromosome 4, UCB_Pads_2.0, whole genome shotgun sequence genomic DNA carries:
- the CHRND gene encoding acetylcholine receptor subunit delta gives MSIMAWIWLVVTLSLVLCFTGSSALSEEEQLMKYLFEEKGYRKDLRPVDHQDDTLDIFLSLTLSNLISLKEADETLTTNVWVEHGWYDNRLTWDRKEFYNISTLRVPPDMVWLPKLILENNNNGQFEVAYYSNVLISHEGYMYWLPPAIFQTPCSINVNYFPFDWQNCSLKFSSLTYNAKEINLKLMEATDKPTNRSYPVEWIVIEKAAFTENGEWEIVHIPAKKNIDRSVSPESTKYQDITFYLIIKRKPLFYIINILAPCVLIALMANLVFYLPADSGEKMTLAISVLLAQSVFLLLISQRLPETSLAIPLISKYLTFIMILVTIVVVSCVVVLNMHFRTPSTHIMSSRMKELFLYRLPRILHMSRPAEPDPGPWNGVLQRRSSSVGYIAKAEEYFSVKSRSELMFEKQSERHGLTSRATPARVNPVGSDNLQDQLYDEIKPAIDGANFIVKHMREKNDYNEEKDNWYRVARTVDRLCLFFVTPVMLIGTLWIFLGGAYNQPPAFPFAGDPYDYKEEHKRLM, from the exons ATGAGCATTATGGCATGGATTTGGCTTGTTGTAACTTTGAGCTTGGTCTTATGCTTTACAG GATCTTCTGCTTTAAGTGAAGAAGAACAactaatgaaatatttgtttgaaGAGAAGGGATACAGAAAGGATCTGCGACCAGTTGACCATCAAGATGATACATTAGACATATTTTTATCATTGACACTTTCCAATCTCATCTCACTG AAAGAAGCAGATGAAACGCTTACCAccaatgtctgggttgaacat GGATGGTATGACAACAGACTGACATGGGATAGGAAAGAATTCTATAACATTAGTACACTCAGAGTTCCTCCTGACATGGTGTGGCTGCCAAAACTTATCCTGGAAAACAa tAATAATggccagtttgaagtggcttACTACAGCAATGTCCTTATAAGCCATGAAGGCTACATGTACTGGCTACCTCCTGCCATATTTCAAACACCATGCTCCATCAATGTCAACTACTTCCCATTTGATTGGCAGAACTGCTCTCTGAAATTCAG CTCATTAACTTACAATGCTAAAGAGATAAACCTGAAGCTAATGGAAGCAACAGATAAGCCTACAAACAGATCGTACCCAGTGGAATGGATTGTCATTGAAAAAGCAGCATTTACAG AAAATGGAGAGTGGGAGATTGTCCACATTccagccaaaaagaatattgacAGAAGTGTGTCCCCTGAGAGCACCAAGTATCAGGACATTACATTTTACCTCATTATCAAGAGGAAACCCCTCTTTTACATCATTAACATCCTCGCTCCCTGTGTTCTCATTGCTCTGATGGCCAACCTTGTCTTTTACTTGCCAGCTGACA GTGGTGAAAAGATGACCTTGGCCATATCTGTCCTGCTGGCTCAGTCTGTCTTCTTGCTGCTGATCTCACAGCGCCTCCCGGAGACTTCCTTGGCTATTCCACTGATCAGCAA gtACCTGACATTTATCATGATTCTGGTGACAATTGTGGTTGTTAGTTGCGTTGTTGTACTGAATATGCATTTCAGAACTCCCAGCACGCACATCATGTCAAGTCGGATGAAAGAG cTCTTTCTATATAGACTGCCTCGCATACTGCATATGTCACGGCCAGCAGAGCCTGACCCGGGGCCCTGGAATGGGGTGCTACAACGACGTAGTAGTTCAGTAGGATATATTGCAAAGGCTGAGGAATACTTCAGTGTGAAATCACGAAGTGAACTCATGTTTGAGAAGCAATCCGAGCGCCATGGTCTCACTAGTCGAGCTACACCCGCAC GTGTAAACCCAGTGGGCTCAGACAATCTACAAGATCAGCTTTATGATGAAATCAAGCCTGCCATTGATGGAGCAAACTTTATTGTCAAACACATGAGAGAAAAGAATGACTACAACGAG GAGAAAGATAACTGGTATCGTGTCGCTCGGACTGTTGATCGACTGTGCCTGTTTTTTGTGACCCCGGTCATGCTCATTGGAACGCTTTGGATATTCCTTGGAGGAGCCTATAACCAACCCCCAGCTTTTCCATTTGCTGGTGACCCTTATGATTACAAGGAAGAACACAAGAGGCTGATGTAG